The following nucleotide sequence is from Wenzhouxiangella sp. XN24.
CGCTCCACGCTTTCAACATCAGCCGGATGAGCGGCTGCAGGGCGCCGGTCACCTCCAGCGCCCGGCCGGCGACCAGCAGCGCCATGACGGTGATCAGACCGGCATTGCCGAACATGGCGAGGAACTCGGTGGAGCCCAGCGCGCCGCCCGGTCCCTCGTAGGGGAACAGCTCGAAGCCCAGCACCAGCAGCATCAGCACCATCAGGCTCGTCGACTCCTGCGGCACCGACGGACGCGTCAGCGCGACCAGGGCGAACAGTGCGAGCCCGATGACGGCCAGGGCCTGGGTATCCGGTAACGCGGTTGTCGCGATCGTATCCATCGGGCCCGGGGGCTGCTTAGGGGGGGCACATTTACCATGCCCGGGGGGGACATCGCTAGCTGCGCAGCGCCACGGCCCAGGCGAAGCGCAGCGCCTCGTCGTACAGTTCCGGTTTGCATTCCGTATCCGGGCGGCGCCATGCGATGCCGTCGGCCGCCGCCAGCGCCGGCAACAATCCGAGACCCGGACGGCCCAGTTCCGGGGGGGCGAGGCTCCAGGGAGAAAGACACAACAAGTGCGAGTGCCGCGCGCCGTGGACCAACAGGTCCCGTTCGAGAGCGTCGGCGTCGGCGACCTCCAGGCCACCCGGGATGGCGATTCCAGGGCCGCCGCCATGCGTCCGGGCCAGGGCGACCGACCCGGCGCGCGCGCCCTCGCGAAAGGCCCACAGCCGTTCCCTCGTCCAGTCGAGCGCCGCATGACTGCCCGGTGCGAACCCGCGCCTGAGAGCGGCGTGGCCGATCCCCTCCAGTTCCAGCGCGAGGCGACGCATGCCGCTGCCGGGCGGCAGCCGGCCGAGCAATTCGTCCGCCATCACCACCAGTCGCTCCGCCAGGCGGCGCAGCGCCGACGGACGGTCTGCGCTGGCGTCGATCAACATGCCGAAATCGAAAGACAGCCTGAGACGGTGCGGCGAGCCCGGCACCAGTTCGCCGACGCCGGGCGAGGGTCCGAGCCACCGCCCGGACGGTGCCAGCGTCGCCAGCCCGGGCCCCGGCAGCTCCGGGACGAGGCTCACGGCGGGCGCCATGGCGGCCAGGGCCAGCAGGCTGCCCCACCAGCGGCGCGCGTCGACCTCGACCCCGTCCAGCAGGCGAAGCGCACGCCCCCGCTGCACGGCTTCCAGCGCACCCGCCGGCAGCAGCAGGTAGACGGGCGAAACGTCGCAGGCCCCGACGGCGCCCAGCGCGAGCTCTCCGGGACACGCGATGGCCGCGGGCAGCGCGAGCGCATCCGGGGCCAGGCGCCCGCCCTCCCGCGCCAGGCGCGCATCGAGCGCCGCCAGCATCGCCGGCGCATCGCTGCCGGCAGCGACGCCGGCAAGCCGCAACGTGCTGCGGCAACCCGCGCGCCGCGCGCTGTGCAATGCCTCGACGGGGGCATCCAGCGTGTCCGGCACGCAGGCGGCATCCACCATCACGACGCGGGCGGGCGCCGGCGGCGTCCCTGCCGCCAGCGCCCGGAGCTCATCGCGGTCCACCATCCCTGGTCTCCCTGCTTTGTTGCTGAAGAGCGACGACAGTGTCCCGCGCGGCGCGCTATGGTGTAAGGGTCGTTATGCGGCGCTTCATTGCCGAAACAGCGTGCACGCCTTGCAGCGACGCGCCGGGCGCACCATGATTCGGGTCTCGAACAGGAGAGACGCGTGAAAATCAGGGACCTGCTGAAACACTGGGAAGGCACTCGCCGGCCGTCGCTGACCGCCGAAACCTACGCGATACACCTGCCGGTCGAGGACGCCGCGCGCATCCACGCGCTGGCCGAAATGTTCCCCGCCGTGCCGGAGGAAGACATTCTCCGCGACATCCTCGCGGCGGCCCTCGCGGAGCTCGAAGCGGCGATGCCCTACGAGCGCGGCGGCCGGATTGTCAGCGAGGACGATCACGGCGACCCCGTTTACGAAGATGCCGGCCCGACGCCGCGCTTTCTGGAACTCACCCGAAAATACAAGGAGCGCCTCGGCCAGCCCGGCTGAGGCGGAACAGCCATGCCTTCTTTCGACGTCGTATCCGAACTCGACGGCCACGAAGTGGCCAATGCAGTGGACCAGGCCAACCGCGAAGTCGATACCCGTTTCGATTTCAAGGGCACCGGCGCGAAATTCGAAGTCGCGGATTTCGTCGTCAGCCTCGAGGCGGAGGCCGATTTCCAGCTCAAGCAGATGGTGGACATCCTCACCCAGAAACTGTCCAAGCGCGGCATCGACGTGGCCTGCATGAAAATCGAGGAGCCCGAGATCGCCCTGAACAAGGCACGCCAGAAAGTCATTCTCCGGCATGGCATCGACTCGGACAGCGCGCGCAAGCTCGTCAAGCGCATCAAGGATGCGAAGCTCAAGGTGCAGGCGCAGATCCAGGGCGACCAGGTCCGCGTCACCGGCAAGAAACGCGACGACCTGCAGGAAGTCATCGCGCTCCTGAAAGGCGCCGAACTCGAGCTGCCGCTGCAATTCACCAATTTCCGCGACTGAAATTCCGCGACTGAAATCCCCGGCAGCACCCCGCGCACGGGAACCACGGAGCACCGATGATCGATCTTTACACGGCCCCCACGCCGAACGGCCGCAAAGTGTCCATCGCCCTGGAGGAGATGGGGGTCCCGTACACCGTCCACGCGGTCGATCTCGCGGCCGGGGAGCAGAAAACCCCGGCGTTTCTCGCCATCAACCCGAACGGGCGTATCCCGGCGATCGTCGATCGGGAGGCCGGCGACTTTCCGGTGTTCGAGTCCGGCGCGATCCTCCTCTGGCTGGCGGAGAAATCCGGCCGGTTCCTGCCGTCGGAGGCGCAGCCGCGCTCCGTGGTGATGCAATGGCTGTTCTTCCAGGTGGGGGGCGTCGGCCCCATGCAGGGCCAGGCCAACGTGTTCTACCGCTACGCGGAGGAGAAAATCCCGTTCGCCATCGAGCGCTACCAGCGCGAAGTGCGCCGCCTTTTCGAGGTCTACGACCGGCACCTCGCGGAGCACGAGTTCCTCGGCGGCGAGTATTCGATCGCCGACATGGCGACCTGGCCGTGGATCGTCACCCACGACTGGTCCGGGGTCTCCGTGGACGGCCTCGCCCACCTGCAGCGCTGGCTGGACGTCATCGGCGCGCGCCCGGCCGTGCAGCGCGGCATGGACGTGCCGAAACCGTGGAATCCCCGTCCCGATGTCGGCAAGTTCGTCGGCGCCGCGCGCAAGATGCTGGTCTGACCGATCTTGAGCGGCATCACACGCGAGCCCGTCCGTTTCGAAAGCAAGGACGTCCCCCTGCGGGAAGACGTGCGCGAGATCGGCACGATCGTCGGCGAGGTCATTGCCGAGCAGTGCGGCCAGCGGATTTTCGACGCCGTGGAGCAGATCCGTCGCGCGGCCATCCTGCAGCGCGAGACCGGCCAGCGCGGCGACCTGCGCGCGCTGCTGGATTCCCTGGACACACCGGCCGCCGCCGACGTGCTGCGCGGCTTTTCGACCTATTTCCAGGTCGTCAACATCGCCGAGAAAGTGCATCGTATCCGGCGGCGTCGGGAGTGGCTGCGCGACACGCGCCAGCGTCGCTCCGACAGCCTCGAGGCCGCCATGCGGATGCTGGCGGAGCGCTGCCCCGACCCCGCCGACGCCAGGGCATTCCTCGATAACCTGCAGATCGAGCCGGTGTTCACGGCGCACCCGACCGAGCCGACCCGCCGCACCATCCTGCTGAAACAGCAGCAGATCGCGCGGCGGCTGGTCGAGCGCATGGACGCCTCGCTGACGCCGCAGGAGCAGGCGGCACTGCTCGCCAATATCCGCGCCCAGGTCACGAGCGGCTGGCAGACCGAGCAGCATCCGAACACGCGCATCACGGTGAGTGACGAACGCGAGCAGGTGCTGTTCTTCATCGCGGAAAGCATCTACCGCGTCATCCCGGTCGTCTATGAACAACTCGAGGCGGCGATCGCGGATGTCTGGGGCGAACACGACCCAGGCTTCCGCCCGGGCGTGATATTCCGCTTCGGCAGCTGGGTCGGCGGCGACATGGACGGCAACCCGAACGTCGGGCCGGAGACCATCCGCGAAACCCTTGCCCTGCATCGCCTCACCGCGCTGAACCTGTATCGCGGCGAATTGCGCAAGGTCGCCGCGGAGCTGTCCCAGGCGCCGAGCCGGATCGGCTTTTCGCAGCCGTTCCTCGACCGGCTCGAAGCTTACTCCGAGGCGTTCCCCGCGGCGCTCGAGCATGTCGCCCCGCGCCACCGCGACATGCCGTACCGGGTGTTCTGCGCGCAGCTTTCCACCCGCCTCGCGGCGACGCGCGACGGAGACCCTGTCGGCTACCCGGATGCCAAGACCTTCATCGCCGACCTGCGGCTGATGGCCTCGAGCCTCGCGGAGAACAAGGGCCGCAACGCCGGCCTGTTCGCCGTGGAACGGCTGTTGTGGCGCGCCGAGACCTTCCGCTTCCACCTGGCCACCCTGGACCTGCGCCAGGACTCGGAGGTCCACCGGCGCTGCATCGGCCATTGCCTGGGCGACGCGCAGTGGATGGAGCGCCCGCGCGCGGAGCGCGCCGCCCGCCTGCGCCAACTGCTCGACGAAGGCGCGCAGTGCCCGCTCGTCACAGATGCCGAGGCGGACAAGACCCTGGAGGTGTTCCGCGCCGCCGGCGAGGCTCTCCAGACCTACGGCACCCATGCCATTGGCCCGTACATCATCTCCATGGCGCAGGGCGCCGACGACGTGTTGTCCGTGCTGCTGCTGGCCCGCTGGGCGGGGCTGGTGGACGCCGACGGCGTCGTGCCGCTGGACATCGCCCCGCTGCTGGAGACCGTGGACGACCTCGAGCGCGGCCCCGAGATCGTTGCGGAACTGCTCGACGATCGCGTTTATCGCGCGCACCTCGAGACCCGTCGACGGCGCCAGGTGGTCATGATCGGCTATTCGGACTCGAACAAGGATTCCGGCATCGTCGCGGCGCGCTGGGCGCTGCATCTCGCCGAGGAGGCGCTGGTCGCCGAGGCGGAGAGCCGGGATATCGACCTCACGCTGTTCCACGGCCGCGGCGGCACCATCAGCCGGGGGGGCGGACGCACCCACACCGCCGCGCTGGCGGCGCCGCGCGGCGCAGTGCGCGGCCGGCTGCGGGTCACCGAACAGGGTGAAATCATCAACGCCAAGTACGGCCTGCGAGGCATCGCGATCCGCACGCTGGAGCAGGCCGCCAGCTCCGTGGCGGAAGCCACGCTGCGCGACGGCGGGACGCCGCCGCCCCCGTTGTGGCGGGAAATCATGGCGGAAGTGGCCGCCGACAGTCGCAGTGCCTACCGGGCGCTCGTCCACGAGGACGAGGACTTCTACGCCTATTTCCGCCAGGCGACGCCGATCGACGTCATCGAG
It contains:
- a CDS encoding pilin assembly protein encodes the protein MKIRDLLKHWEGTRRPSLTAETYAIHLPVEDAARIHALAEMFPAVPEEDILRDILAAALAELEAAMPYERGGRIVSEDDHGDPVYEDAGPTPRFLELTRKYKERLGQPG
- a CDS encoding YajQ family cyclic di-GMP-binding protein; the protein is MPSFDVVSELDGHEVANAVDQANREVDTRFDFKGTGAKFEVADFVVSLEAEADFQLKQMVDILTQKLSKRGIDVACMKIEEPEIALNKARQKVILRHGIDSDSARKLVKRIKDAKLKVQAQIQGDQVRVTGKKRDDLQEVIALLKGAELELPLQFTNFRD
- a CDS encoding glutathione S-transferase N-terminal domain-containing protein, whose protein sequence is MIDLYTAPTPNGRKVSIALEEMGVPYTVHAVDLAAGEQKTPAFLAINPNGRIPAIVDREAGDFPVFESGAILLWLAEKSGRFLPSEAQPRSVVMQWLFFQVGGVGPMQGQANVFYRYAEEKIPFAIERYQREVRRLFEVYDRHLAEHEFLGGEYSIADMATWPWIVTHDWSGVSVDGLAHLQRWLDVIGARPAVQRGMDVPKPWNPRPDVGKFVGAARKMLV
- the ppc gene encoding phosphoenolpyruvate carboxylase, with product MSGITREPVRFESKDVPLREDVREIGTIVGEVIAEQCGQRIFDAVEQIRRAAILQRETGQRGDLRALLDSLDTPAAADVLRGFSTYFQVVNIAEKVHRIRRRREWLRDTRQRRSDSLEAAMRMLAERCPDPADARAFLDNLQIEPVFTAHPTEPTRRTILLKQQQIARRLVERMDASLTPQEQAALLANIRAQVTSGWQTEQHPNTRITVSDEREQVLFFIAESIYRVIPVVYEQLEAAIADVWGEHDPGFRPGVIFRFGSWVGGDMDGNPNVGPETIRETLALHRLTALNLYRGELRKVAAELSQAPSRIGFSQPFLDRLEAYSEAFPAALEHVAPRHRDMPYRVFCAQLSTRLAATRDGDPVGYPDAKTFIADLRLMASSLAENKGRNAGLFAVERLLWRAETFRFHLATLDLRQDSEVHRRCIGHCLGDAQWMERPRAERAARLRQLLDEGAQCPLVTDAEADKTLEVFRAAGEALQTYGTHAIGPYIISMAQGADDVLSVLLLARWAGLVDADGVVPLDIAPLLETVDDLERGPEIVAELLDDRVYRAHLETRRRRQVVMIGYSDSNKDSGIVAARWALHLAEEALVAEAESRDIDLTLFHGRGGTISRGGGRTHTAALAAPRGAVRGRLRVTEQGEIINAKYGLRGIAIRTLEQAASSVAEATLRDGGTPPPPLWREIMAEVAADSRSAYRALVHEDEDFYAYFRQATPIDVIERMNIGSRPASRRKMQGIRDLRAIPWVFAWTQTRAILPGWYGVGTGLEAAIARHGEAPLKQMFGEWMFMRAMLEDLEMVLAKCDMQIAGRYAELADPSLQRFHGVIEEEFRRTVAAVLRLKGAKTLLESDATLDRTIRLRNPYVDPMSLLQVDLLRRWRASGREDDGLFRALLLSINGIAHGLQNTG